From Coffea arabica cultivar ET-39 chromosome 2e, Coffea Arabica ET-39 HiFi, whole genome shotgun sequence, the proteins below share one genomic window:
- the LOC113732773 gene encoding uncharacterized protein, protein MITFCKKSVHNFLGSSNTNDNGTVDLPSFLHHHHQNTTSDGQQPPDAIEKTPHFSNLFGTSTTLATRTKRDPGGMGFVGGSVDGLMSCTESLGFESSDERRVDDQIENLDVIEELCSRRESMAGSRWKREHVKREARQFPPPLSSLNQDGKPTFFLRPVRKDGKLELQEVKIGRQEILRASREDGRLRLHLIKNEDEDFEEEEEEEEEEEEEEEEVEERAVQEEENMQEFQENVQEMEEGQIGEEEVKEMVEERAEGWQIPANPGGGGEGFLRCHEQVSHHQNHHHHHHGRHGHHHDLNVWRQHCLTIR, encoded by the coding sequence ATGATTACCTTTTGCAAGAAAAGTGTACACAACTTCTTAGGCTCTTCAAACACCAATGACAATGGAACAGTAGACCTACCATCCTTCttgcaccaccaccaccaaaaTACTACCTCCGACGGCCAGCAACCGCCTGATGCCATCGAGAAAACACCACATTTCTCCAATCTTTTTGGTACTAGTACAACTTTGGCAACAAGAACCAAGAGGGATCCTGGTGGAATGGGTTTTGTTGGAGGGAGTGTAGATGGATTGATGTCTTGTACAGAGAGTCTAGGATTCGAGAGCTCAGATGAGAGAAGGGTTGATGATCAAATTGAGAATTTAGATGTCATTGAGGAGTTGTGTTCGAGAAGAGAATCAATGGCTGGATCAAGATGGAAAAGAGAACATGTAAAAAGAGAGGCAAGGCAGTTTCCACCGCCATTATCTTCCTTGAATCAAGATGGTAAGCCAACTTTCTTCCTTCGCCCCGTGAGGAAAGACGGCAAGTTAGAGCTTCAAGAAGTGAAAATAGGCCGGCAGGAGATTTTGCGTGCTTCTCGGGAAGATGGAAGGCTTAGACTACATCTCATCAAGAATGAAGATGAAgattttgaagaagaagaagaagaagaggaggaggaggaggaagaggaggaggaggtggaggAAAGAGCagtacaagaagaagaaaacatgcaagaatttcaagaaaatgttCAAGAAATGGAGGAAGGACAGATTGGGGAAGAGGAAGTGAAAGAGATGGTGGAAGAAAGGGCTGAAGGGTGGCAAATTCCGGCGAACCCGGGTGGTGGTGGGGAGGGTTTTCTAAGATGTCATGAGCAAGTGAGCCACCATCaaaaccaccaccaccaccaccatggACGCCATGGCCACCATCATGACTTGAATGTCTGGAGGCAACATTGTCTGACAATCAGGTGA